Within Bradymonas sediminis, the genomic segment TCTGGACGCGCTCTCGGAGAAGTTCGCTGGTCTCATCAAAACCACTGTGAATATTGAGCGCACGCCCCAACTTCAGATTCGGCACACGCCCAAGCCAGTCGAGCCGGTAGAGCTCGGAGCGGTCGTAGACCCACCAAGAAACCCCCAGCGACACCGCGACCGGCAGCAGCGTGGCGAACGCCGCGGCCGCCAGCAGCCCTCGGAGCAGGCCGGAGCTCAGCCACGCACCGCCCCCCAGCGCCACGACCACGCCCAACGCCATGGCAAAAAACGGCCAATTAAAGCGCACAATATTTCGCACCCCCTGGGCGGGCGTCCTTAGCTGGGGCACGGGTCACGCTCTCCTTTCTTCCACCAATAGGGGATGTCTTCGATGATGAACGCGTTCGAGAGTTGCCCGCCCTGCAGGCCAAGGCGGTCGATGAACCCGACCTCGGCGCTCTTGATCGTGACCGGGCGAGGCTTCCAATTCGAGCGCACACCCTCGATGATAATCATCTCGTCGCCGTCGCGCGAGAAGGTAAATGGCATCGGCCCGGCAAACCTGCGCGCGGCCTTCCAATCCTTGAACACTGAGCCCTTGGGCAGCGGCGCCTCGCTGTCCGGGTCGACGGTGACCTCGAGGCCCTCGCCGCGCACCGTGAGCAAATTAGGAAAGCGCTCAAAGACCAACTTATTTTGCGCGTAGCGGTAATGAGTGAATATATTGCCGGCCCACTTCATGCGCAGCGAATCCGTCTCGGAGCCCAGAATATAGAGCCCGCGCAGGTTGCGTCCCTGAGATGTATTATAGCGCACAAAGAGCCGATAGCCGGCGAGCA encodes:
- a CDS encoding DUF2071 domain-containing protein, with product MSRFTSHPFAVEAHFEYSLVLAYSFPKEVLEPLLPPGLALDLHQDSVGFLAVALVSTRGLRPRGFPAIFGQDFVLAGYRLFVRYNTSQGRNLRGLYILGSETDSLRMKWAGNIFTHYRYAQNKLVFERFPNLLTVRGEGLEVTVDPDSEAPLPKGSVFKDWKAARRFAGPMPFTFSRDGDEMIIIEGVRSNWKPRPVTIKSAEVGFIDRLGLQGGQLSNAFIIEDIPYWWKKGERDPCPS